The Paenibacillus uliginis N3/975 genome has a window encoding:
- a CDS encoding ABC transporter permease, whose translation MGTQTSGKYRGILAGQLVLLLILIALCELLVRTEVVSSLYLPAPTQVIKEMLELFLDSEIYKHIYVTLGEFVVGYGVSVITGIAVGMFLVLVPWAEKFFRPYLSALMAIPKVTIVPLLALWLGIGVIHKISIVFLFCFFTIAINTITGIKQTADQHMKVARVFEASRYQTIMKVILPSAAPTIFAGLRISAATGLVGALFGEMLASKDGLGNILVKATSLYNTAQAFGIVVLVTLVSVLLIALIDLLERKVFMKWKSS comes from the coding sequence ATGGGTACACAGACATCAGGGAAGTACCGAGGAATTCTTGCTGGTCAGCTTGTACTCTTATTAATCCTTATTGCCCTCTGTGAATTGCTGGTTCGAACGGAAGTGGTTAGCAGCCTCTATCTGCCGGCACCAACTCAGGTAATTAAAGAAATGTTAGAGCTGTTTCTTGATAGTGAAATCTATAAACATATCTACGTTACACTGGGTGAATTTGTGGTCGGTTACGGTGTCTCCGTCATTACGGGAATAGCTGTTGGCATGTTTTTGGTGCTTGTGCCTTGGGCTGAAAAATTCTTTCGTCCGTATTTATCCGCGCTGATGGCGATTCCTAAGGTAACGATTGTTCCTCTGCTGGCGCTCTGGCTTGGCATTGGTGTGATCCATAAAATCTCGATTGTCTTTTTATTCTGTTTCTTTACGATTGCGATAAATACGATCACGGGGATTAAACAAACAGCAGATCAGCATATGAAAGTTGCCCGGGTATTTGAAGCCAGCCGCTATCAGACTATTATGAAGGTGATTTTGCCTTCGGCCGCGCCGACGATATTCGCTGGCCTTCGAATTTCGGCTGCAACCGGTCTTGTCGGGGCGCTGTTCGGTGAAATGCTGGCTTCGAAAGACGGTCTTGGTAATATTTTGGTGAAGGCTACGTCTCTATATAATACGGCACAGGCCTTTGGCATTGTTGTATTGGTAACACTCGTATCTGTGCTGCTCATCGCACTGATAGATCTGCTTGAACGTAAAGTTTTTATGAAATGGAAGTCCTCTTAA
- a CDS encoding ABC transporter substrate-binding protein, whose amino-acid sequence MNRKRNRLFITITISVMLLSLLAGCAGNADSNTANPSSNGSVEQKLEKIRYAPLSGVSGLAVSFGAEKGFFKEEGLDVEFISTKDPIAGLTSKDIDVVDVATTTAIVAAGKGAPIKIVSSMFRTKGPFYLITSPGIDRVEDLKGKKVGVAVFGSGLEVYTRVILEKHGINADDVTLVANSTHQAAYASLETGQVDATIIHEPFASLVEKEGKGKIIATGWDYLPTFHTGVLAARQGILQDQPELVEKLIRAYFKSQEYAKSHPEEFKEYYLKNIDIDPDVLDQSLKREDVLWENNPDVNVDALKDTQKIQKELGFQDEIYDVESILDLRFIPQK is encoded by the coding sequence ATGAATAGAAAGAGAAATCGTCTTTTCATTACAATTACTATATCAGTCATGCTTCTCTCACTGCTCGCAGGATGCGCAGGCAATGCCGATTCGAATACGGCTAATCCGTCTTCCAATGGGTCAGTGGAGCAGAAGCTAGAGAAGATCCGTTATGCGCCGCTTAGCGGTGTAAGTGGGCTGGCTGTGTCGTTCGGTGCAGAAAAAGGGTTTTTTAAAGAAGAAGGGCTGGACGTTGAATTCATTAGCACCAAAGATCCGATTGCAGGCTTGACGAGTAAAGATATCGATGTGGTGGATGTAGCCACGACCACAGCAATCGTAGCCGCAGGAAAGGGGGCACCGATCAAGATTGTGTCTTCTATGTTCCGTACAAAAGGCCCGTTCTATCTAATTACATCGCCTGGAATTGATCGGGTTGAGGACCTGAAAGGGAAGAAAGTCGGGGTTGCCGTCTTTGGAAGCGGTCTTGAAGTGTATACAAGAGTAATTCTGGAGAAGCACGGAATAAATGCCGATGATGTTACGCTGGTTGCTAACAGTACACACCAAGCGGCTTATGCAAGTTTGGAAACAGGACAGGTAGATGCCACCATTATCCACGAACCGTTCGCTTCGTTGGTAGAGAAGGAAGGCAAGGGCAAAATTATTGCCACGGGTTGGGATTACTTGCCGACGTTTCATACAGGTGTTCTTGCCGCCCGGCAAGGGATTTTACAAGACCAACCGGAATTGGTGGAGAAACTGATTCGTGCTTACTTCAAATCGCAGGAATATGCGAAGAGCCATCCGGAGGAATTTAAGGAATATTATCTGAAAAATATAGATATCGATCCGGATGTACTTGATCAGTCTTTAAAGCGTGAAGACGTTCTGTGGGAGAATAATCCCGATGTAAATGTTGATGCGTTGAAAGATACACAAAAGATCCAGAAGGAATTAGGATTCCAGGATGAAATATATGACGTGGAGAGTATTTTGGACTTGCGATTTATACCACAAAAATAA
- a CDS encoding ABC transporter ATP-binding protein, producing the protein MAGFTVHNVSKVYDGAVPTVTLKDINLTVEDGEFLCILGPSGCGKSTLLELLAGLQRPSEGSILLDEEWLKGPDRKLGVVFQDPSLYPWRTVDQNVGLGLEFAGVGKAERKERVDKYLEMVGLLGFGAKYPHQLSGGMKQRAGIARALVGNPEVLLMDEPFGAVDHLTRLQLQSDLLRIWEEEQKTVVFVTHDVSEAVFLADRIVLLSPRPGRIHRIFNITLARPRKLDDAGLLKIQNDIYSAIYDVKTEEDLEFTI; encoded by the coding sequence ATGGCTGGTTTCACCGTGCATAACGTGTCCAAAGTCTATGACGGAGCCGTACCAACAGTAACGCTGAAGGACATCAATCTGACCGTGGAAGATGGTGAGTTCCTCTGCATTCTGGGTCCGAGCGGCTGCGGGAAAAGTACACTGCTAGAGCTGCTTGCGGGACTTCAAAGACCATCTGAGGGAAGTATATTGCTAGACGAAGAGTGGTTGAAGGGACCTGACCGTAAATTAGGCGTCGTCTTTCAAGACCCTTCTCTCTACCCGTGGCGTACAGTTGATCAAAATGTAGGTCTTGGGCTTGAGTTTGCGGGTGTTGGTAAAGCTGAGCGTAAGGAACGTGTTGATAAATATTTAGAGATGGTTGGCTTGCTAGGCTTTGGTGCCAAGTATCCTCACCAACTGTCCGGTGGAATGAAACAGCGTGCAGGCATTGCCAGAGCCCTTGTCGGTAACCCTGAAGTGCTGTTAATGGATGAACCGTTTGGTGCTGTAGATCATCTTACGAGGCTGCAGCTTCAGAGTGATCTGCTGAGGATCTGGGAGGAGGAACAGAAGACGGTGGTGTTCGTCACGCATGATGTCTCAGAAGCGGTCTTTCTTGCAGATCGGATTGTGCTGCTGTCACCGCGACCTGGACGTATTCACCGCATTTTCAATATTACTCTTGCCCGTCCGCGCAAGCTTGATGATGCTGGTCTCCTAAAGATCCAGAATGACATATACTCTGCTATTTATGATGTGAAAACCGAGGAAGATTTGGAGTTTACCATTTAG
- a CDS encoding sulfurtransferase yields the protein MSNLVSQEWVLERIQSGNGQLVIADVRFQPGDAEYGISSYTMQHLPGAVFVDLKKDLTDHPGKHGGRSPLPDPQRLATTFGSLGIDRSTPVVIYDDDLRPEAARLWWILRYLGHEQAYILDGGFKGWAAVGLPLTAEDTEVTPRNFEVELYPELLADVNDVRAALDSRGEVTLIDSRNKKQYTGESAPLDPVAGHIPGAIHAFWKDGIQEHGRLKSPEAQHERFTGVDPDREVIVYCGSGLSACPNVLALQEAGYSNVKLYAGSWSDWISYPENPVATENE from the coding sequence ATGTCCAATCTGGTCAGTCAGGAGTGGGTGCTTGAACGGATTCAGTCAGGAAATGGTCAGCTCGTTATAGCGGACGTCAGGTTTCAACCGGGAGATGCGGAGTACGGTATAAGTTCATATACAATGCAGCATCTGCCGGGAGCTGTGTTTGTCGATTTGAAAAAGGATCTGACAGACCATCCAGGTAAGCATGGCGGCCGAAGTCCGCTTCCTGATCCGCAGCGGCTTGCAACAACATTCGGAAGTCTCGGCATCGACCGGAGCACTCCCGTAGTCATTTATGATGATGACTTAAGGCCAGAGGCTGCCCGATTGTGGTGGATATTAAGGTATCTTGGACATGAGCAGGCTTACATTTTGGATGGAGGATTCAAGGGCTGGGCTGCTGTCGGACTTCCTTTGACCGCGGAGGACACTGAAGTAACACCCCGGAACTTTGAAGTGGAACTGTACCCCGAACTGCTGGCAGATGTGAACGATGTAAGAGCAGCTCTGGACAGTAGAGGGGAGGTTACTCTTATTGATTCAAGGAATAAGAAGCAATATACAGGCGAATCCGCGCCATTGGATCCGGTAGCCGGTCACATACCGGGAGCCATTCATGCCTTTTGGAAGGATGGTATTCAGGAGCATGGACGCTTGAAATCGCCAGAAGCGCAGCATGAGCGGTTTACTGGTGTCGATCCAGACCGTGAAGTCATCGTGTACTGTGGTTCCGGTTTGTCCGCTTGCCCTAATGTCTTGGCATTGCAGGAAGCGGGATATAGCAATGTAAAGTTATATGCTGGAAGCTGGAGTGATTGGATTAGTTATCCGGAGAATCCGGTGGCAACTGAAAATGAGTAA
- a CDS encoding TetR/AcrR family transcriptional regulator, with the protein MPKIVTEHEKEMVREAMHTKGIELIRKKGIKRVTVEDITIATNIGKGSFYSYYNSKEELLYTIIKKSEKRMFERVESVLSEKIKLKERLVKALKEIYLAADSIVLYVSPSDIEYLLRKLPDEAADWEASKSNDYFSRTLSLCGIDESGCEMDVLAYLMNALHFIGSTDMPFGERGREKALDILVHSIADYMAEGAKQ; encoded by the coding sequence ATGCCTAAGATTGTCACCGAACATGAAAAAGAAATGGTGAGAGAAGCGATGCATACAAAAGGCATTGAACTGATTCGCAAAAAAGGCATAAAGCGGGTTACTGTGGAGGATATCACCATTGCGACAAATATCGGTAAAGGTTCCTTTTACTCGTACTACAATTCCAAAGAAGAACTTCTCTATACGATTATCAAAAAGAGCGAGAAAAGAATGTTTGAGAGAGTCGAGTCCGTTTTGTCCGAAAAAATAAAATTGAAAGAAAGGCTTGTAAAGGCATTGAAGGAAATCTATCTGGCAGCGGACAGCATTGTACTTTACGTTTCTCCATCGGATATAGAGTATCTGCTTCGTAAGCTTCCAGATGAGGCGGCAGACTGGGAAGCATCAAAATCAAACGACTATTTTAGTAGGACGCTGTCGCTTTGCGGCATTGACGAATCGGGATGCGAGATGGATGTGCTTGCCTATTTAATGAATGCGCTCCATTTTATTGGTTCGACAGATATGCCTTTTGGTGAGCGGGGAAGAGAGAAGGCCTTGGATATACTTGTCCATTCCATTGCCGACTACATGGCGGAAGGAGCCAAACAATGA
- a CDS encoding alpha/beta fold hydrolase, translated as MIVLLIVLGGLLILMVCLVLFVQYKKKKKANQIRITPMSNGIDCREFVTIGGISQYLHHRGEDIDNPVMLFLHGGPGEPILPFAQEFQIPWEKRVTVVHWDQRNSGKTYFNNDPKQVTPTTTVDRIVQDTYEIVEYLKKKYNKEKIIILGHSWGSVLGSLFSKKYPELVQAYIGVGQVVNMIDNERVGYEKVLESAKEAGNDNDYRALLHLKPYPPLAFDDEMIRKLTKVRKFQRKYKLSAGPTTELIINALCSPFYTLKDMRYFFISGAFGDGQRHIWKYLMESFDLSSMGATFEIPVFYIHGEQDWQTPYPLAQEFFSTINAPLKLFYSIPDAGHIAMLDRKEKFNEALFDILERTNVMATAK; from the coding sequence ATGATCGTTTTATTGATAGTTTTAGGCGGATTGCTTATATTAATGGTTTGCTTGGTTCTGTTTGTCCAGTACAAGAAAAAGAAGAAGGCAAATCAAATTCGGATTACTCCCATGAGTAATGGCATTGATTGTAGAGAATTCGTAACCATCGGCGGCATTTCGCAATATTTGCATCATCGGGGAGAGGACATTGACAATCCTGTGATGCTGTTTTTACACGGCGGCCCGGGAGAGCCTATACTGCCGTTTGCCCAAGAGTTTCAAATACCGTGGGAGAAGCGTGTCACGGTCGTACATTGGGATCAAAGAAACAGCGGCAAAACCTATTTCAATAATGATCCGAAACAAGTTACGCCAACAACGACGGTTGACCGTATCGTTCAGGATACTTATGAAATTGTGGAATATTTGAAAAAAAAGTATAACAAAGAGAAGATTATTATTTTGGGACATTCATGGGGCTCGGTGCTAGGTAGCTTGTTCAGTAAAAAATATCCGGAGCTTGTGCAGGCTTATATCGGCGTTGGGCAGGTTGTCAATATGATTGACAATGAGCGCGTCGGCTATGAAAAAGTACTGGAATCGGCGAAAGAAGCGGGAAACGACAACGATTATCGGGCTCTTCTTCATTTGAAACCTTACCCTCCGCTCGCATTCGATGACGAAATGATCAGGAAACTTACGAAGGTTCGAAAATTTCAAAGAAAATATAAGTTATCGGCTGGTCCAACAACAGAGCTTATCATCAATGCTTTATGTTCACCATTTTATACTCTCAAGGATATGAGATATTTTTTCATCTCCGGTGCATTTGGCGACGGACAGCGTCATATTTGGAAATATTTAATGGAATCATTCGATCTGTCGTCTATGGGCGCTACATTTGAAATACCTGTCTTTTATATACATGGCGAGCAGGACTGGCAAACACCTTATCCGTTGGCACAGGAATTCTTTTCAACAATAAATGCGCCGCTCAAGCTGTTTTACTCCATTCCGGATGCGGGTCATATTGCCATGCTTGACCGTAAGGAGAAATTCAACGAAGCGTTATTTGATATTTTGGAGCGAACGAATGTTATGGCGACGGCCAAGTGA
- a CDS encoding zinc-binding dehydrogenase, translated as MRKIQCLKAAGATRIIAVDISAERREKAMSLGATHTVNPLEQNTAAFVRELTGSGADICFEVAGVEPTLASAVDSVKVDGQVIIVSLWEKNPAVALNSVVFKEVNIKGTICYRNVFPAVIDMIASGTLQSEKLITSKIKVDDIIEKGFEALLNNKNEIKILVSSKAKASIF; from the coding sequence TTGCGAAAAATTCAATGTCTCAAAGCGGCCGGAGCGACTCGGATAATCGCGGTGGATATTTCGGCAGAACGTAGAGAGAAAGCTATGAGTTTGGGTGCGACCCATACCGTTAATCCGCTAGAGCAGAATACGGCGGCATTCGTTCGTGAATTAACTGGAAGCGGAGCGGACATATGCTTTGAAGTGGCTGGAGTGGAACCAACGCTCGCCAGTGCGGTCGATAGCGTCAAAGTCGACGGTCAGGTTATTATCGTAAGCTTATGGGAGAAGAATCCTGCTGTCGCTCTGAATTCAGTCGTCTTTAAAGAGGTTAATATAAAAGGAACCATATGCTATCGCAATGTTTTTCCAGCGGTTATCGATATGATTGCCAGTGGCACGCTCCAGTCCGAAAAGCTCATTACAAGCAAGATTAAAGTGGATGATATCATTGAAAAGGGCTTTGAAGCATTACTTAACAATAAGAACGAAATAAAAATATTGGTCAGCTCAAAAGCGAAAGCCAGTATATTTTAA
- a CDS encoding PLP-dependent aminotransferase family protein, translated as MMKVNRTDKRPMWQQLLDQAIDHITRGIWKPGDFLTPSRELAQQLGVSRSTVQIVYEELHSRGYTVTSRRGGTRINDWNQFTGQQKEGAVPPVQPPLPVLSPSVDLSQHWFRSKDNPETVIDFSPYQPYLDIQFQKAWRKSYLNASSELDLSTWSYSDAYGFEPLRKQIQRHLSLERGIHVETNQILLTSGAQHSIDLIAQALLTKGDTVSVEDPGFPIAWMTMKYRQMKIAPIPIDEHGLVVEKVPSEAKLIFVTPSHQCAVGVILSEPRRQQLLHKAAQQRAWIVEDDYDSEFRYRGDPVPSLFSQIPQNCLYLMSFSKLTAPGIRISAVIGPEEAIAQLARVQAFTYRHLPVMEQVTLAHFIEHGYFMRHMRRARNIYRRRHEIIQKAIVTSGLGDKFTLRGIETGLHVLLEADESFDENTMTLRALQGGVRVHQLHSYCLESKRKGWVLGFAKVDEALIGEGIYRLAETVL; from the coding sequence TTGATGAAAGTAAACCGCACTGACAAAAGGCCAATGTGGCAACAATTGCTTGATCAAGCTATCGATCATATTACGAGAGGAATTTGGAAGCCCGGTGATTTCCTGACCCCTTCCCGGGAACTCGCTCAGCAGTTAGGAGTCTCCCGTTCAACCGTGCAAATTGTTTATGAGGAACTGCATAGCCGTGGCTATACAGTGACGTCACGCCGTGGGGGAACACGTATAAATGATTGGAATCAGTTCACGGGTCAACAAAAAGAAGGTGCTGTCCCCCCTGTTCAGCCACCGCTCCCTGTGCTGTCTCCATCAGTCGATCTATCGCAACATTGGTTCAGAAGCAAAGATAACCCTGAAACAGTCATTGATTTTAGCCCATACCAACCTTATTTGGACATACAGTTTCAAAAAGCTTGGCGCAAATCGTATCTGAATGCCTCTTCGGAATTAGACTTATCCACTTGGTCATACAGCGATGCTTATGGCTTCGAGCCTTTGCGCAAACAAATTCAGCGTCACTTGTCGCTTGAACGGGGAATTCACGTAGAAACGAATCAAATTTTGCTGACATCGGGGGCCCAACATAGTATTGATCTCATCGCGCAAGCGCTATTGACCAAAGGAGATACCGTTTCGGTCGAAGATCCTGGTTTTCCCATTGCTTGGATGACTATGAAATACCGACAAATGAAGATTGCCCCTATCCCTATTGATGAACATGGGCTTGTCGTGGAGAAAGTACCTTCTGAAGCTAAACTTATCTTTGTTACCCCCTCTCATCAATGCGCGGTTGGTGTGATCTTATCAGAACCACGGAGGCAGCAGCTTTTGCATAAAGCCGCGCAGCAACGAGCATGGATTGTCGAAGATGACTATGACAGCGAATTTCGATACCGCGGCGATCCCGTGCCTAGTTTATTTAGCCAAATCCCACAAAATTGTCTATATTTAATGAGCTTCTCTAAATTGACTGCGCCAGGCATCCGAATATCCGCTGTTATTGGACCTGAGGAAGCCATTGCTCAACTGGCGCGCGTTCAAGCGTTCACCTATCGTCATCTTCCCGTCATGGAACAAGTGACATTGGCGCATTTCATCGAGCACGGCTATTTTATGCGCCATATGAGAAGAGCAAGAAATATCTACCGGCGCAGGCACGAGATTATACAAAAGGCTATTGTGACAAGTGGCCTAGGGGACAAGTTTACATTGAGAGGCATTGAAACCGGTCTGCATGTGTTACTGGAGGCTGACGAATCTTTTGACGAGAATACAATGACCCTTCGAGCACTTCAAGGCGGCGTTCGTGTCCATCAACTCCATTCCTACTGTTTAGAGAGTAAACGAAAAGGGTGGGTATTAGGATTCGCAAAGGTGGATGAGGCACTCATTGGAGAAGGGATATATCGACTTGCTGAAACGGTTTTATAA
- a CDS encoding YggS family pyridoxal phosphate-dependent enzyme, whose translation MGHLVEENLETVKQQMKLACQASGRKIEDVKLLLATKTVPLEKLQIAIQAGEVLFGENKAQELRDKFPLMQQYNQVEWHFIGHLQTNKVKDVVRYVTLIHSVDRLKLGQALHHQLVKENRTMDILVQINTSYEESKFGVSPESALALVEQLSQFETLNVKGLMTIGKLNATKEETRHCFRLLKQIQSQIMEEKFPRVEMDILSMGMSGDFKVAIEEGATIIRVGTSVFGQRYLPDGYYWNEHAHQDD comes from the coding sequence ATGGGCCATCTAGTCGAAGAAAATCTCGAAACCGTAAAGCAGCAGATGAAATTAGCCTGCCAAGCTTCAGGGCGCAAGATAGAAGATGTGAAATTGTTGTTGGCGACAAAAACCGTACCGCTTGAGAAATTACAAATTGCCATTCAAGCGGGCGAGGTATTATTTGGTGAAAACAAAGCGCAAGAACTTCGGGACAAATTTCCACTTATGCAGCAGTACAACCAAGTGGAATGGCATTTTATCGGCCATCTGCAAACGAATAAAGTAAAGGACGTTGTCAGATATGTTACGCTCATTCATTCGGTAGACCGTTTGAAATTGGGGCAGGCGTTGCATCATCAGCTCGTCAAAGAGAACAGGACCATGGATATTTTGGTGCAAATCAATACGTCCTACGAAGAAAGCAAATTCGGTGTTTCTCCAGAATCGGCATTGGCGTTGGTAGAACAATTGTCTCAGTTTGAAACGTTGAACGTTAAAGGTTTGATGACGATTGGGAAACTGAATGCAACGAAAGAAGAGACCCGGCATTGCTTCCGATTATTAAAACAAATTCAATCACAAATTATGGAAGAGAAATTTCCGCGTGTAGAAATGGATATTCTTTCGATGGGCATGTCCGGGGATTTTAAGGTGGCCATCGAGGAAGGAGCTACCATCATAAGAGTTGGGACAAGCGTATTTGGTCAACGTTATTTACCGGACGGGTATTACTGGAACGAACACGCCCACCAGGATGATTAG